In a genomic window of Natranaerovirga pectinivora:
- a CDS encoding ABC transporter ATP-binding protein, producing the protein MSEIMISLKEVKKTYKSMGDEVQALRSVSFDVMKGESISVMGHSGSGKSTMLSIIGALNPPTSGTIEIDGIDIYKLSQEKRADFRREYLGFVFQQFQLIPYLTAIENVMLPLTTTKRSNKEKREMAADVLGRVGLTEKMNRLPNQLSGGEQERVAIARAIVNEPPLILADEPTGSLDTKTGDEIMALFQQLNEEGLTVLMVTHNPDNTRYMGRTIMMKDGKLSLD; encoded by the coding sequence ATGTCTGAAATAATGATTTCGTTAAAAGAAGTTAAAAAAACATATAAATCTATGGGAGATGAAGTCCAAGCTTTGCGGTCTGTAAGCTTTGACGTTATGAAAGGTGAATCCATTAGTGTAATGGGGCACTCAGGTTCAGGAAAAAGTACCATGTTATCCATTATTGGTGCTTTAAATCCACCTACTTCTGGAACCATAGAAATAGATGGCATTGATATATACAAATTATCACAAGAAAAAAGAGCTGACTTTAGAAGAGAATACTTAGGATTTGTATTTCAGCAATTTCAATTAATACCTTATTTAACAGCTATTGAAAATGTAATGTTACCTTTAACAACTACAAAAAGATCTAATAAAGAAAAAAGAGAGATGGCAGCAGACGTATTGGGTCGTGTTGGCTTGACTGAGAAAATGAACCGCTTACCAAACCAGCTTTCAGGAGGAGAGCAAGAAAGAGTTGCCATTGCAAGAGCTATTGTAAATGAGCCACCTCTTATCTTAGCAGATGAACCTACTGGTAGTTTAGATACTAAAACAGGTGATGAAATTATGGCGTTGTTTCAACAGTTAAATGAAGAAGGGTTAACTGTATTAATGGTAACGCATAATCCGGATAACACCCGTTATATGGGGCGAACGATAATGATGAAAGATGGTAAATTATCATTAGACTAA
- a CDS encoding ABC transporter permease yields MKLHNIILNNLRRRKAKMLFVLLGLIIGIATVVSVYGVVETMKIEMTRQVTEFGVNVVITPDAGGLTFSYGGITLPEIMYDVEQLTTEDVSKIEALPSSDMIRIIAPKLLGFNSLETGQRIMVVGANLQEEFLIKPWLRIDDGMEMSDSQALEISPLQGEDKKMDFELIDLSRQDLERLTISNEQIIVGAVIADSLNIKEGDFLVISDKEFEISAILLESGSTEDQQIFMNLVAAGELLGRPEEITVIEMAVDYFKGSEEALLLELERELPHTYVTSLRQETLRRDEMLMRLVRFGMSISLLVLLVGMLVVGLTMLSSVRERTNEIGVFRAIGFRKSDIAKMIVLEGVIISTVGGIIGYFIGMFIASYAGPYLAGMDIQIPWRLDILLLAVGLAIVIGLVSSLYPARKAANLDPVEALRFI; encoded by the coding sequence GTGAAACTTCATAATATAATATTAAACAATCTCCGTAGACGTAAAGCAAAAATGTTATTTGTGTTGTTAGGGTTAATTATTGGAATTGCTACAGTTGTTTCTGTATACGGAGTAGTTGAGACAATGAAAATAGAGATGACAAGACAAGTAACTGAATTTGGTGTAAATGTTGTAATTACACCAGATGCAGGAGGCTTAACATTCTCTTATGGTGGGATAACATTGCCTGAGATTATGTATGATGTTGAACAACTAACAACAGAAGATGTTTCTAAAATTGAAGCATTACCATCTAGTGATATGATAAGAATTATTGCTCCAAAATTATTAGGATTTAATTCTTTAGAAACGGGGCAAAGGATCATGGTAGTTGGGGCTAACCTTCAAGAGGAATTTTTAATTAAGCCTTGGTTAAGAATTGATGACGGGATGGAAATGTCAGATTCACAAGCTTTGGAGATAAGTCCCTTACAAGGTGAAGATAAGAAAATGGACTTTGAACTCATTGATTTAAGTCGTCAAGATTTAGAAAGACTTACTATTTCAAATGAACAAATTATAGTGGGAGCTGTAATAGCAGATTCACTTAATATTAAAGAAGGAGATTTTCTAGTTATTTCAGATAAAGAATTTGAAATAAGTGCTATTCTACTAGAAAGTGGTTCTACGGAAGACCAACAAATTTTCATGAATCTTGTTGCTGCTGGAGAGTTGTTAGGGCGGCCTGAAGAGATTACTGTAATCGAAATGGCAGTAGATTACTTCAAAGGATCAGAAGAAGCACTGCTTTTAGAATTAGAAAGAGAACTTCCACATACCTATGTGACAAGTCTTCGTCAAGAAACTTTAAGAAGAGATGAGATGTTAATGAGATTGGTTCGTTTTGGAATGTCCATATCCCTACTTGTATTATTGGTAGGAATGTTAGTAGTTGGATTAACAATGCTAAGTTCTGTCAGGGAAAGAACCAATGAAATTGGTGTGTTTAGAGCTATAGGATTTAGAAAGTCTGATATTGCTAAGATGATTGTTCTTGAAGGTGTTATAATAAGTACAGTGGGTGGAATTATTGGATATTTTATTGGTATGTTTATTGCAAGTTATGCTGGACCATATTTAGCAGGAATGGATATACAGATTCCTTGGAGATTGGATATTTTATTATTAGCAGTTGGATTAGCAATTGTAATTGGTTTGGTTTCAAGTCTTTATCCAGCTCGCAAAGCTGCAAATTTAGATCCTGTTGAAGCGTTAAGATTTATATAG
- a CDS encoding radical SAM/SPASM domain-containing protein: MKKFKKTYIEITNICNLSCSFCPPTKRLSQYMDIDTFTNILEQIKGYSKHLYFHVKGEPLLHPQLEKLLQISYEKEFYVNITTNGTLINLVKDKILEIPSLRQVNFSLHSFEDEKGSEKMLEYMNSIISFSKDAIKNNIIISLRLWNLQKDNATNTQKKKNRQMLEIIEKEFNLDFQIEEKVEPGKGIKIEERLYINQESQFNWPDLQIQEISSKGFCHGLRNQIAILVDGTVVPCCLDGEGIMDLGNLKNSSFKEIIESKKATDIYNSFSNGEVIEALCRKCGYRLRFSQVKS; this comes from the coding sequence ATGAAAAAATTTAAAAAGACTTATATTGAAATTACTAATATATGCAATCTTAGTTGTAGTTTTTGCCCGCCTACAAAAAGATTAAGTCAATACATGGATATTGATACCTTTACTAATATATTAGAGCAGATTAAAGGATATAGTAAACATCTTTACTTTCATGTAAAAGGAGAACCTTTATTACATCCCCAACTAGAAAAATTATTACAGATTAGTTATGAGAAAGAATTTTATGTTAATATTACAACCAATGGTACATTAATTAATTTAGTTAAAGATAAAATATTAGAGATACCTTCATTAAGACAGGTGAATTTTTCTCTCCATAGTTTTGAGGATGAAAAAGGCTCTGAAAAAATGTTAGAGTATATGAATTCCATCATATCTTTTTCAAAGGATGCAATTAAAAATAACATAATAATTTCTTTAAGGTTATGGAACCTTCAAAAGGATAATGCAACCAATACTCAAAAGAAAAAAAATCGTCAAATGCTAGAAATAATTGAAAAAGAATTTAATTTAGATTTTCAAATCGAAGAAAAAGTAGAACCTGGAAAAGGTATTAAGATAGAAGAGCGATTATATATTAATCAAGAAAGTCAATTTAATTGGCCTGATTTACAAATACAAGAAATAAGTTCAAAAGGCTTTTGTCACGGTCTAAGAAATCAAATCGCTATTTTAGTTGATGGAACAGTGGTGCCTTGTTGTCTTGATGGTGAAGGCATTATGGATTTGGGTAATTTGAAAAACTCTTCATTCAAAGAGATTATAGAAAGTAAAAAAGCAACAGATATATATAATAGTTTTTCTAATGGAGAAGTAATTGAAGCGTTGTGTAGAAAGTGTGGTTATAGATTAAGATTCAGCCAGGTTAAAAGTTAG
- the ablB gene encoding putative beta-lysine N-acetyltransferase codes for MLLDIPKTERVDFNGGYGVIKVDTFNQRIKIVAFEGDIAFLLEKIEIIAKKVNAGKIFYIGGEADIKVFKKNNFIMEAKVYSFLKGEPGYFLSKFLKQERKMSLYVPEEEEVLIRSRDYIKDNYEYIIYDKYEIRDACEEDAEQLARLYKSVFETYPSPMNNGEYIKYAMKNHVYFKVITYNNRIISSASADMDPENYNAEMTDCATEVEHRGQGLMGRLILELEKEMRRKNYNVFYSTARSISAGMNIIFAKHNYEYGGKLVNHCHICGGFENMNIWVKVL; via the coding sequence ATGCTATTAGATATTCCAAAAACAGAGAGAGTAGATTTTAATGGTGGATATGGCGTTATAAAAGTAGATACATTTAATCAACGGATAAAGATTGTTGCCTTTGAGGGTGATATAGCATTCTTGTTAGAAAAGATTGAGATTATTGCAAAGAAAGTTAATGCAGGGAAGATTTTTTATATTGGTGGCGAGGCTGATATTAAAGTATTTAAAAAAAATAATTTTATTATGGAAGCTAAAGTTTATAGTTTTCTAAAAGGGGAACCTGGATACTTTTTATCTAAATTTTTAAAACAAGAAAGAAAGATGAGTTTGTATGTCCCAGAGGAAGAAGAGGTATTAATTAGATCAAGAGATTATATAAAAGACAATTATGAATATATAATATATGACAAATACGAGATAAGGGATGCCTGTGAAGAAGATGCTGAACAATTGGCACGTTTATATAAAAGTGTGTTTGAAACTTATCCATCACCTATGAACAATGGAGAGTATATAAAATATGCTATGAAAAACCATGTGTATTTTAAAGTAATTACTTATAACAACAGGATTATAAGCTCTGCTTCAGCAGATATGGACCCTGAAAATTATAATGCGGAAATGACAGATTGTGCAACAGAAGTAGAACATAGAGGACAGGGGTTAATGGGAAGATTAATATTAGAATTAGAAAAAGAAATGAGAAGAAAAAATTATAATGTGTTTTATAGTACAGCAAGGTCTATCTCAGCAGGAATGAATATTATATTTGCCAAACATAATTATGAGTATGGGGGTAAGCTAGTTAATCATTGTCATATTTGTGGAGGATTTGAAAATATGAATATATGGGTTAAAGTTTTATAG
- a CDS encoding SDR family oxidoreductase translates to MYPVYPYYSRKEECEDLPIPFPPQSQARPGFEYRMIPNPISDYDGYVGSGKLRGKVAIITGGDSGIGRAVAIAFAKEGADIVIVYLNEHRDAMDTKRRVNDLGQECLLFEADLRLENECEEMVRRTMEFMGRIDILVNNHAIAYQTLSVLDMTQEQLEDTFTTNLFSYIYLIKAAFPYLETGSSIINTSSIVGVKGNSGAMDYAASKGAIINLTKSLAMSLVNNGIRVNAVAPGPVWTPLVVSTFPPNTVSEFGRNTPYKRAAQPFEIAPAYVYLASEDSGYVTGQVIPVTNEIL, encoded by the coding sequence ATGTATCCAGTCTATCCTTATTATAGTAGAAAAGAAGAGTGTGAAGATCTGCCGATACCCTTTCCACCTCAAAGTCAAGCAAGGCCAGGTTTTGAATATAGAATGATTCCTAATCCTATATCGGATTATGATGGTTACGTAGGTTCAGGTAAATTAAGAGGAAAAGTAGCTATTATTACAGGTGGAGATAGTGGAATTGGAAGAGCTGTAGCTATTGCATTTGCAAAAGAAGGAGCAGATATAGTAATAGTATATCTAAATGAACACAGAGATGCTATGGATACAAAAAGAAGGGTTAATGATTTAGGTCAAGAATGCTTGCTTTTTGAGGCAGATTTGAGATTAGAAAATGAGTGTGAAGAAATGGTTAGAAGAACTATGGAGTTTATGGGGAGAATTGATATACTTGTAAACAACCATGCCATTGCCTATCAAACTTTAAGTGTTCTTGATATGACTCAAGAGCAATTAGAAGATACATTTACTACAAATTTATTTTCATATATCTATTTGATTAAGGCAGCCTTTCCATATTTGGAAACTGGTAGTAGCATCATTAACACATCATCAATTGTTGGAGTAAAAGGCAATTCAGGTGCAATGGATTATGCTGCTTCAAAAGGTGCCATAATAAACCTTACAAAATCACTAGCAATGTCTTTGGTAAATAATGGCATTCGTGTGAATGCTGTTGCGCCAGGACCTGTATGGACACCTTTGGTTGTATCCACATTTCCGCCTAATACTGTGTCAGAGTTTGGAAGGAATACTCCTTATAAACGAGCTGCTCAACCTTTTGAAATTGCACCTGCATATGTGTATTTGGCTTCGGAAGATTCAGGATATGTAACGGGTCAAGTGATACCTGTTACAAATGAAATCTTATAA
- a CDS encoding PPC domain-containing DNA-binding protein, with product MEYKRFNNSVVIRIDPKEEVVECIKAICDKEQIKAGSYTGLGAADEITVGLFNTKEKKYYSKTFSGDYEITSLVGSVSTMNGETYLHTHINISDVEMNVFGGHLNKAVISGTCEIVLTIIDGQVEREFNEQIGLNLYKFL from the coding sequence ATGGAATATAAAAGATTTAATAATAGTGTGGTCATAAGAATTGATCCTAAAGAAGAAGTTGTTGAATGTATAAAAGCAATTTGTGACAAAGAGCAAATAAAAGCAGGTTCATATACAGGTCTTGGTGCAGCAGATGAGATTACAGTGGGATTATTTAATACGAAGGAAAAAAAATATTATTCTAAAACCTTTAGTGGCGATTATGAAATCACAAGTTTGGTAGGTAGTGTATCTACAATGAATGGAGAAACCTATTTGCATACCCATATTAATATTTCTGATGTGGAGATGAATGTATTTGGTGGCCATTTGAATAAAGCAGTTATTAGTGGTACTTGTGAGATAGTATTAACAATAATTGATGGACAAGTAGAAAGAGAATTTAATGAACAAATAGGTTTAAATTTGTATAAGTTTTTGTAG